A stretch of DNA from Allomeiothermus silvanus DSM 9946:
CGACGGGCAGGTGCGCTCCGCGCTTCGGTTCATGGAATTGGTGCAGCAATGGACGGGGGCCGAGGTTGCGGAAGACCGCATCGACCTGAATTACACCCAGCCCCTGACTCCCATTGCCTTCCGGCCCAGCTATGCTAACCGGCTTATCGGGGCGGACTTCCCCCCCCAAGCGCAGTTGGACGCCCTAAAGCGCCTGGGCTTCAGGGTCAAGGGGCAGGGCGAACCCCACCAGGTCACCCGGCCCACCTACCGCGTGGATATCGCCATCGAAGAGGATCTGGTGGAGGAGGTAGCGCGGATCATCGGCTACGAAAAGATTCCCCTGGCCCTACCGGCTTTCTTTCCCGCACCCGATAACGCCGGGGTAGACGAGCCCTACCGGGCCAAGGAAAAGCTCAAGGGGGTCATCGCTGGGCTGGGGTTCCAGGAGGTGGTCAACTACTCCTGGACCAGCTTGGAAGAGGTGAAGCTCTACCGCGCCCCAACCCCCACGCTTGCCCTGGCCAACCCCCAAGCTGCAGACCGTACCCACCTCCGCACCGCAATCTATCCGGGGCTCTTGCGCACCCTTGCGCTGAACCTTGCGCAGGGTGAGGAGGGCCCCTTCCTCCTCTTCGAGATCGGCAACGTGTTCAACCAGGTCGAGACCACCCGGCTGGGGGTGCTGCTGTCGGGTGAGGTGGTGCCGGGGTTGTGGCAGCCGGGCCTGGGAGGCGGCTTCTACGCGCTCAAGGGCCTTCTCGAGAGCGCCGCAACCAGCTTGGGCGCTACCCTGCGGGTGGAAAAAGAAGGGTTTTCCCACCTGCACCCGGGGATCTCGGGTGCGGTGTACTGGAATGGGAAAAAAGTAGGCTGCATCGGGCAGCTACACCCTGCGATCGCCGCCCAGGCCGAGCTGCCCCAGGTGTACCTGGCCGAACTTGAGCTTCCCCTACCCCAGTCAAAAACCCGCTTCAAGGATGTGGCTAAGTACCCAGCCTCGCTGCGCGACCTGGCGGTGGTGGTGCCGGAGGCCGTGGCGTATAGCGAGGTCGAGCGGATCATCCGGGAGAGCGCGGGGGACTACCTCGAGGATCTACGGATCTTCGACGTCTACCGGGGGGCTCCGCTCGAGCCCGGGCAGAAAAGCCTGGCCTTTCACCTCCGCTTCCGCCATGAGGAACGCACCCTCACCGACCTCGAGACCGACGGGTTCATGCAGCAGGTGATCGCGGCCATCGAAAGGGCGGGGTACGCAATTCGGAAGTAACGCTGATGTTCATCTGCATCCGCCCTTGCTAAAGCGCTCCCGTATACTGTTTTCCAGCCATGCTGACCTGGCTCGATCTGCTCTCGCTGCTCACGCTGGCCCTGGCCATCGCCGTGGGCGCGCGGCAGGGGCTACCCTTCACCATCGCGGTGCTGGTCGCTATCCTAGGGTATGCCCTGGTTGCTTTAGTCGTGCCGGTGGGTACTCTTCCGCTGGCTGTATCGGTCGTGATCGCCCTCTTGGCTGGGTTTGGCGGGGCCTATTTGGCCGGTAGCCTCTTCTTACCCCGGCTCAACCCGCTGCTGGAGGGCATAGCCGGGAGCGCTGGGGGGTTGGTGTGGGGCACCTTGCTGGCTCTGGCAATCTGGGTGAGCTTCCCCGCTGAGTTCGTGGCTTCCTCAGGAACCTTGCGCTACCCCTCGGCCCAGCTACCCCTGACCATCCAGCGGGGCATCATCGAGAGCCCTTTCGCCAATACCCTCTTCAATTGGGTCAACAACCAGCCATTGATGCGCAAGATCCTGCTGCCCCACTTGCGCTGAGGCTAGCCAGGTCAGAGTGCTGCACTCCGCTTGAGCTTGTCGAAAAAGTGCTTGCGGAACTTGGCCACCTTGGGAGCTACCACAAAGGAGCAATAGGGCTGGTAGGGGTTCTTCTTGAAGTACTCCTGATGGTAGTCCTCGGCGGGATAGAACTTCTCGAAGGGCACTACCTCGGTCACGATGGGGTTATCCCAAACCTTGGCCTGCTCGAACTCGCCGATTACCTGCAATGCGGTGGCTTTTTGCTCTGGGGAGTGGTAGAAGATCACCGAGCGGTACTGCGGCCCTACATCGTTGCCCTGACGGTCTTTGGTAGTAGGGTCGTGGATGGTGAAAAAAACCTCTAACAGTTCGCGGTACGAGACCACCTTGGGGTCGAAGGTTACCTGCACCACCTCGGCGTGGCCGGTCTTTTTGCTACAGACCTCTTCGTAGGTGGGGTTTTCCACGTGCCCGCCCGAGTAGCCCGAAACCACGTCGGTCACGCCCCGAAGTTCGTCATAGACGGCTTCCAAACACCAAAAGCACCCGCCGCCGAGGGTGGCGGTCTCGAGATTCTGGCTCATACCCCGCTAGTTTGGCAGGAAATCAGCCCTGCGGGGGTAAGCTAAATGACCGAAAGATCCAGTCGCAAGAGGAGGCAATAGACGTTGCCCAGGAGCCGTAATTCCCATTTCAGACGGGGGTTACAAAGCTAAAACTTTCGCCAGTTCGTACTTTTTTCGGTTGATGTCCTTGCGCCTTTCCACCGCTTCCCTAAAGGGGGTAAGGCGGATTTCGCCATCCACCTCGCCCACCGCTACCCCGCTGGCCCCGCTCAGCAAGGCATCCACACACCCCGCCCCCAGGCGGCTCGCCAGCACCCGGTCTATGGCGGTAGGGCTACCGCCCCGTTGGATGTGGCCCAGTACCGTGACCCGCGCCTCGATACCCGAACAGGCTTTTACATCTCGAGCCAAGGCCTCCGCTCCGCCCTCATACCCGCCTTCGGCCACCACCACGATCGAGGAGCGCTTGCCCTTGGCGCTGGACTGGCTGATGACCTCCGCACAGACTGAGGCCGGGAGGGGATCTTCGGGGAGGACGATGACCTCCGCACCGCCCGCGATGCCCACCTCGAGGGCGATAAACCCGGCGTGCCGCCCCATCACCTCAATGAAGAAAACCCGCTCGTGGCTGGCCGCAGTGTCGCGGATACGGTCAATGGCGTCGAGGGCGGTGTTCACCGCGGTATCGAAGCCGATGGTAAAGTCAGTGCCGTACAGGTCGTTGTCAATGGTGCCGGGTGCCCCTACCACTGGGATATGGTGTTCCTCGAGGAGCTTGAGGGCTCCCCGGTAGCTGCCGTCCCCGCCGATGCAGACTAGGCCGTCTAGCCCAGCCCGGCGGAGATTCTCCGCAGCTTTGGCTCGGCCCTCAGGGGTTTTAAACTCCGCGCTGCGGGCAGTGAGTAGGATAGTCCCACCGCGCTGCAGGGTATTGGCTACGTCGCGCGGCCCGAGCGGGACAAAATCCCCTTCAATCATCCCCGCATAGCCCCGCCGAATCCCTATCACCTCGAGCCCGTGGGCGGTTCCCGTGCGCACCACCGCCCGGATCGCCGCATTCATGCCGGGGGCATCCCCCCCGCTGGTGAACACTCCAATTCGTTTCATCTTTCCTCCGGTCGCTTGGCGCAAAATGCTCGACGCCCAACGCCAAATGAAGCCAGTTTACTCACTCACGTCGGCTTTGTGTGCAAGGGTATAGGCCTCGTTGCGGGAAATTCCCGCTTCCACCAAGGCCTTGACCAGATCTTTTCCGCTGAGCCCTTGGCCTTTGAAGTGCTCGAGCAGTTCTTCAGGGTTTTGCGTTTCGCGTTTAGCGTCTTGCGCCTTTGGCCCTAACACGATCACAAACTCCCCCCTGGGCTCACGGAAGTGCTCCTGCGCGGCTTTGAGGCTTCCCCGCCAAATCTCCTCGTGCAGCTTGGAAAGTTCGCGGGCCAGGGCTACCGGGTGCTCAGGTCCGTATAGCTTTGCCAGGTCTTCCAGGGTCTGCTGCAGGCGGTGGGGGGCCTCGTAGAGCACTACGGTGCGGCCTTGGGCCATCTGCTCGAGCCGGGCTTTGCGTTCGGAGCTTTTCTGTGGCAAAAAACCCTCAAAAGCAAAGCGGGCGGTGGGCATTCCGGAGGCCACTAAAGCCGGGATCAGCGCGGTGGGGCCAGGCAACACCTCGAGCTGCCAGCCCTCCCGCACCGCTAGCGCCACCAGTTCCGCGCCGGGGTCAGAGATGCCGGGGGTTCCGGCGTCGGTGGCATAGGCCACGTAGCTGTACCCCGCGAGCAGGTCCTTAGCCCGGCGTAGGGTGTGTTGGTCGAGCCGCACCATCTTTTTGTGAAGGCCGTAATGTTGGAGCAAAACCCCGGTGCGGCGGGTATCCTCACAAGCTACGACGTCCGCTTCCCTAAGCACCCGCAGGGCCCGCAGGGTGATGTCCTCGAGGTTGCCGATGGGCGTAGGTACCAACACCAGCCGCATAGGCCCTATCTTACGGGCTCGAGGTCCCCACCCCGCGAAGCGCCTCCAGAGTTTCCTCGCTCACCACGGGCAACCCCACTCTTCCTGCCAGGTAAGCGCCACATCGGGCAAGGCGGGGGTCACGTCCTCGCTGAAGGAAAACTTGCCCGGCACATAACGCAGCGCCACTATTACCGCCGCGAATTCCCCCCCTATTTGCAGGGGGCTGGTGGTAGCCTGCAGCTCGAGCCGTCCGGGCAGATCCCAGGGCAGACCGGTCCAGCCGCGCAGACCCAGGCTGGGGCGGGTGCCGAAGTCGCCAAAGAGTGGCTGTGGGCCAAAGGGGAGGGCGATCTGCCCGAGGAGGCCCCAAGTCTCCTCATCCCAGCCCACCACCACCGCCAGGCGAAAGCCGCCTGAGCCCAAGTAGCGGCTCGAGTCTCCCAGCGGGAGCGCCAGCGAGAGGCGCCCCCAGCTTTTCCCCGGCCCGGTAACGGCCCAACCCAGCACCAGATCCCCCACCCCGAATACGGGGGCGGTGATTTCATGGGGAGGCTGCCCCTGCCGGCGCATAGATAAGTAAGTCTGCGGCGGGAGTGGGCTCATGGGCATGCGGAGCGCCTCGTGGATGGGGTTCAGCAGGTAGTCGAGAAACCCTCCATAATAAAGCCGAATCGGCACCTGGGCGCTCAGTTCACCCCAAGGGGTGGGGGCGTACATCTGTGGCGTGAGGCGGATCTCCTCCAGGTCCACGGCGATCTCCCCCCAGGCCCCCGAGTCGTAGGAGAGGTGGTTGGCTAAAGCGGTCTCGAGGAGGATCCGGCACTTCGAAATCGGCGAGTGCCCTGCAGGCGGCAGATATACGCCACTAATGGGGTTCCAAACCTCGTTTTGCGCCCGGACTGAGCCAACTAGCCATAAAACCGCCAGCAGACCGATCAGCCCAAGCCTACCCATCCCTAAGCAGTTTACCTCCAGCAATCCAGGTGAACCCTTCCGCTCCTTGCGGATCCCAAAAATCCAACGTATGGGAGCAGATTTTTCGCCTAAGCATATAGGGCTGAACCCGGACAAACACATGTGAGACTCTAAGCTGGGATAAAAAGAGGGGAACCGACCAGGAAAGGAGGTTCCCCAGGTGCAGTTTACCACCGTTGGCCGAGAGATATGGAGAGGCGCTAGACAAGCACAGA
This window harbors:
- the msrA gene encoding peptide-methionine (S)-S-oxide reductase MsrA translates to MSQNLETATLGGGCFWCLEAVYDELRGVTDVVSGYSGGHVENPTYEEVCSKKTGHAEVVQVTFDPKVVSYRELLEVFFTIHDPTTKDRQGNDVGPQYRSVIFYHSPEQKATALQVIGEFEQAKVWDNPIVTEVVPFEKFYPAEDYHQEYFKKNPYQPYCSFVVAPKVAKFRKHFFDKLKRSAAL
- the rsmI gene encoding 16S rRNA (cytidine(1402)-2'-O)-methyltransferase, which codes for MRLVLVPTPIGNLEDITLRALRVLREADVVACEDTRRTGVLLQHYGLHKKMVRLDQHTLRRAKDLLAGYSYVAYATDAGTPGISDPGAELVALAVREGWQLEVLPGPTALIPALVASGMPTARFAFEGFLPQKSSERKARLEQMAQGRTVVLYEAPHRLQQTLEDLAKLYGPEHPVALARELSKLHEEIWRGSLKAAQEHFREPRGEFVIVLGPKAQDAKRETQNPEELLEHFKGQGLSGKDLVKALVEAGISRNEAYTLAHKADVSE
- the pheT gene encoding phenylalanine--tRNA ligase subunit beta; this translates as MRIVYSWLKEFLPDAPSPERLEELLAGLGHETETIERLAAPHPRVVFARVLSVEEIPGAEVKKLLLDAGREFQVVSGAPNAKVGIGVALALPKAVLPGGLELSVRTIQGLESYGMALSPKELAVGEYAGGLMEFPADALPPGTPLAEAWPEDWVIEIEITPNRPDVLSVYGAARDLAALGMTLLSPDPRPKTHQIPLPFQVWIEDPQGCDRFTLSYAQNIKNGPSPLAVQRRLYAAGMRPISAVVDATNYTMLELGNPLHAYDARFIAAGIVVRRARPGEKLVTLDGVERLFDPKDLLITVKDGEETIPEGIAGVMGGARSEVREDTTAVALEVAHFDPVSIRKTAKRQGLKTEASYRFERGVDPDGQVRSALRFMELVQQWTGAEVAEDRIDLNYTQPLTPIAFRPSYANRLIGADFPPQAQLDALKRLGFRVKGQGEPHQVTRPTYRVDIAIEEDLVEEVARIIGYEKIPLALPAFFPAPDNAGVDEPYRAKEKLKGVIAGLGFQEVVNYSWTSLEEVKLYRAPTPTLALANPQAADRTHLRTAIYPGLLRTLALNLAQGEEGPFLLFEIGNVFNQVETTRLGVLLSGEVVPGLWQPGLGGGFYALKGLLESAATSLGATLRVEKEGFSHLHPGISGAVYWNGKKVGCIGQLHPAIAAQAELPQVYLAELELPLPQSKTRFKDVAKYPASLRDLAVVVPEAVAYSEVERIIRESAGDYLEDLRIFDVYRGAPLEPGQKSLAFHLRFRHEERTLTDLETDGFMQQVIAAIERAGYAIRK
- the pfkA gene encoding 6-phosphofructokinase; the encoded protein is MKRIGVFTSGGDAPGMNAAIRAVVRTGTAHGLEVIGIRRGYAGMIEGDFVPLGPRDVANTLQRGGTILLTARSAEFKTPEGRAKAAENLRRAGLDGLVCIGGDGSYRGALKLLEEHHIPVVGAPGTIDNDLYGTDFTIGFDTAVNTALDAIDRIRDTAASHERVFFIEVMGRHAGFIALEVGIAGGAEVIVLPEDPLPASVCAEVISQSSAKGKRSSIVVVAEGGYEGGAEALARDVKACSGIEARVTVLGHIQRGGSPTAIDRVLASRLGAGCVDALLSGASGVAVGEVDGEIRLTPFREAVERRKDINRKKYELAKVLAL